One genomic window of Candidatus Aegiribacteria sp. includes the following:
- a CDS encoding type II toxin-antitoxin system RelE/ParE family toxin, with protein MKKYEIRFTKEAIKNIRRLNDRETGKLQDILLKQVAQNPKSGKRLVGDLKGYFSICLSYRNRIVYSIDDEKNIIYVHRAGTHYGD; from the coding sequence ATGAAGAAGTATGAAATCCGTTTCACGAAGGAAGCCATTAAGAACATCAGGAGGCTCAACGATCGTGAGACTGGTAAACTTCAGGATATTCTTCTGAAGCAGGTTGCGCAGAATCCCAAGTCAGGTAAGAGACTAGTTGGGGATTTGAAGGGATATTTCTCAATCTGTTTATCCTACAGGAATCGTATTGTATACTCTATTGATGATGAAAAAAACATTATCTATGTGCATCGAGCAGGAACACACTATGGGGATTAG